The sequence below is a genomic window from Brevibacillus agri.
TTGGATCAGCCAATTGGCGGTCTGTGTTTGGACAAAGCGGCATATCCTAACTACTGAAATGCGATTTTTTCCTGTATAATGGAAACCCGAGAGGAAACGTCCTAAGGAGATGCTCATGCTCGATCAAATCACACAACTGTTCATGCAATATGGAATATGGGGACTCTTTGGCATGGCATTTTTGGATTCGTTCATCAGTCCGATTCCTCCCTTTTTTATGCAAATTGCGATGAGTCTGCTCGACCCCGGTTCAGCGCTCCGCTTTGCGACCGTGGCCTTTACCGCCTCGATTCTCGGCGCGCCGATCGGCTTTTTGCTCGGCAAATGGCTCGGCAAACCGATTTTGCAAAAGCTGCTTCCGGAAAAATGGGTCGTGGTCGCCACCGAGAAATTCGCCAAAAACGGGGACGCTGCCGTGCTGATCGGCGCTTTTACTCCGATTCCGTTCAAGGTGTTTACCGTGCTGAGCGGCGTGTTCAACTACTCGCTGACAAAGCTCATGCTCTTTGCCATCGTCGGCCGGGGCTTGAAATTTTTTCTGATCGGAACCTTGTTTCACCTGTACGGCAAGCATGCCAAAGTGCTGCTGGATGAATACTTGGAGGTCACTCTGCTGGGCGCCGCCGCGCTTGTGGCGATCGGCTGGTTCATCTGGAACAAGCGCCGAAAACGCTATGCCTGAAAAGCTGTCGTGACAACCAAAAACGCCCGGGCGTGCCATGTGCAACTGCCCGGGCGTTTT
It includes:
- a CDS encoding YqaA family protein, translating into MLDQITQLFMQYGIWGLFGMAFLDSFISPIPPFFMQIAMSLLDPGSALRFATVAFTASILGAPIGFLLGKWLGKPILQKLLPEKWVVVATEKFAKNGDAAVLIGAFTPIPFKVFTVLSGVFNYSLTKLMLFAIVGRGLKFFLIGTLFHLYGKHAKVLLDEYLEVTLLGAAALVAIGWFIWNKRRKRYA